GATGGGTGGTCGCACTGGAAGGGATGGTATACACGGTGTTACCTTTGCATCTGAAGAACTCACATCCTCCTCTGAACTGGAAAGTAGGCCGGCAGTGCAGGTAGGTGATCCCTTCACTAAGAAACAGGTTATGGAAGCTACATTTGAAGCCCTGGAGAAAGTTAACGTTCAGGGATTGAAGGATCTGGGTGGTGGAGGCCTCACTTGCTGTATTTCTGAGATGGCTGATAAAAGTGGTAACGGTGCTCTGATGGAGTTGACCAAGGTACCACTAAGGGAGGAAGGAATGACTCCCTATGAAATTATGCTCTCCGAGTCCCAGGAAAGGATGGTCTTTGTGGTACACCGTCAGGATGTGGATGGCTTGCTGCAAGTATTCAACAAGCATGAACTGCCCTATGCAGTGATTGGCCAGGTAACCAGCACCGGGCGCATGGTGGTAACCCAGGAAGGAGAAGTAGTGGCCGATCTACCAACCGAATTACTGGCTGACCCACCCCTAGTGGAACGTGAAGCCATAAAACCCGAGAAAGACGAGAAATATGTGGAAGTAGAAGATGGACCCATAGATGAGGCTCTTTTGAACCTGCTTTCCAGTCCCAACTTAGCCAGTAAAAAGTGGGTGTACCGGCAGTACGATCACGAGGTGCAGATCCGTACCGTGGTTAAACCTGGAGATGATGCCGCCGTTTTAAGGGTGGATGATGAGAAGGCCTTCACCCTAACCAGTGACTGTAACAGCATCCACTGCTATCTGGACCCGTATCATGGCGGATCCGGAGCAGTGGCTGAGGCCATACGTAACGTGGTGGCCATGGGATCAAAACCATTATGTATGGTGGACTGTCTTAACTTCGGGAATCCCGAAAAGCCAGAAGTGTTCTGGCAATTTAAGGAGTGTGTGCAGGGAATGTCTGACCTGGCCAACCGATTCCAGTTACCAGTCACCAGTGGAAACGTGAGCTTCTACAATGAAACCGAAGGAGTCACAGTTAACCCCTCACCAGTGGTGAGCGTAGCGGGAGTTATGAACCTTAAGGACATTCGAACCATGGAATTCAAAAACAAAGGAGATAAAATCCTGATTATCGGAACCACCCGTCCAGAAATGGATGGATCTGAATATCATAAGACTATCCATGGGTTGGTGCAGGGTGAAGCTCCACAGGTCAATATGGAATATGAATACGCATCGGCACAGGCCATTCTGGAATTAATCCAAAATGATGAAAATGGACATGTCACTGCAGTTCACGACCTATCTGCAGGAGGATTGGGTGTTGCTCTGGCAGAAATGATAATCAAGGGAGATATGGGTGCCAGTGTAGACCTATCCCGTGTTCCTGGAACTGAAGGACTATCTGTTCCTGAAATATTGTTCTCAGAATCCCATGCTCGTTACCTGGTCACTGTGACTGAGGAGGCCCCAGATAATGTTACCAGCACCCTAAAAGAAATGAACGTACCGTTTGCAATTATCGGTACTGTTGGTGGAGATTCTCTCCAGATAGATAATACCAATATCAACGTGGCTGAGCTTAAAAATGCTTACCAGGGAGTTATAGAAAATTTTATGGCCTGATGAATAAGTTAAGAAAATCAACAATAAAGCCATTGATAGAAATGAGGTAACCAGTCCGGTTACCAAATAAAAAAAGATAAAAGTCTGATCCCATGAAGAAAGAACTCTGGAGGCAACTGATACATGCTTCCGGAGTCTTCATTGTTGTCTTGAGCTATTTCATACCCCCACAACTCCTGATTTTCCTCTGTGTGGCCATCCTGATCTTTGTGGTTATGGTATTCCGATTGGACCATAACCATAACATACCATTGTTTTCCACAATTTTAAGGGTTGCCAAGCGGGACCATGATGAAAGGGGATTTGTTTACTTTTTTATAGGAATTATCATCACCCTTTACTTCTTCCAGTTTAATATGGGCATTGCCAATGCTGCTATTCTAATCCTGCTTTTTGGAGACTCAGCATCCACCCTCATTGGTAAAAGATTTGGAAAAATAAAACTACCATTCCAGTCACATAAAACCATGGAAGGGAGTTTAGCATTCTTAGTAGTAGGTTTTCTGGTTTCCATCACCCAAGTATCAATTTTGACTGCATTTATCGGGACCCTGGCCGGGACTCTTACTGAGGCCTACAGTCCCATTGATGATAATGTACCCATACCACTGGTTTCGGCACTGTTTATGAGTATAGTGGTATATTTAATCGGCTAAAAAAAAGAATGCCCCTTAACACTAAAAATATTGGATTATCACTGACCTATCCAATTCAACAATCCAAAGATATTATTCTCATTTTTTATTCCCTAAACATGCATTTAAAAATGTTTTTATAACCGGATAGCCCTTTCATGACGGAAGGATCTTACAGTACCCACAAATATCAGGAATGATAGGATCAATGTGGGCAGTAGGTATAGCATGATTTCTGGTTGAATTCTTGGAGACACTGCTAGTTTCACCATTAACACCGTGGGTATGAAGTTGAAACCCCCCTGGAATATTTCCGATTTCACAAAGAGGGGTATGAATAGTATGAAGGTTGCAAATACCAGTACCAGTGTTATTGCTGAGTTAGCCTCCTTGGTACTGTCCACCAGCATGGATATGAGTATTCCCACCCCAATAAAAGCCAATCCCATGAAAAACAACACCACAATTAAAAGAACAGGATTGTATATGGGCACCCTTAATAGATTGAGCACTAGAATCCAAGCCAAACTCTGAATAAGGGAAAATAATAGGATAGGGATTATTTTACCAATTATCACCATGTAACTGGATAATGGAGTCATGAGCAGTACTTCAAAGGTTTTTCTCTCCTTCTCCCCTACCACGCTATCGGTTACTATATTGCTGGCCAAAAAGAAGGGTAAAAGGAGGATGAATGGGACTATAAATCCGTAGATCACTTCCACAAAGTAGGGACTGTCCAGGGCTAAAGGCACCTGTTTATCCTGATTAACTTTAACTATTTCAAAGTTAACCGGGTTTAAAATGGTGTTTACCTGGGTTTCATTTAGTCCAGCATCCTTAAGGGATTTGTTGTTATTGTATTTGTCCGCTGCCTCGTTGATCTTGGTGGAAACCACTGAATAGAAAACATTGGAGGTATCCACGTTCAATAGCACATCCCCAGTGGGAGAAAGATCAACTACCGCCACTAACTTCTCCCCAAGCTCAGTTTTAGCCTGATCAGTGCTGTTGTAATAGTTTAAAGTTAGTTTTTGTTCTTCCAAATACTGGGAGAGACTGGATCCATTCAAACTCTGCGGTAAACCTATATTAATAGCCGAGGTCACCCCAATCTCATCCAGAAGGGCAGGGTCACTGGCCACGGAGGCTACTGCTACCAGACCCACCGCCCCCATTATTATGAAGACCTGGACTAAGACTACCAGTATGTATATCCTGTTCTGGAGGATGTCCCTGGATTCTTTCCTGGCCAGGGCCAGTATTTTACGGATGGTGGTGGGGATTTTCATATTTCCTGTTTTTATTTTTTAGATTAGGGAGTATCTAATCAAATATCACCCATATATATTTCCATCCCTCATTTCAACAGTTTTATGTGCGTATTCCGCAGCCATAGGGTCGTGGGTGACTATGATAATACTCATCCCATCCTGGTTAAGATTGGTTAGAAGATCCATGATCATCCTACTATTGGCAGTGTCCAGTTCCCCGGTGGGCTCGTCTGCCAGAATTAACAGGGGATCGTTGGCCAGGGCGCGTGCTATGGCCACTCTTTGCTCTTCACCACCGGATAACTGAGTTGGTAGGCGGTCGTATTTACCTTCCAATCCAACACGATCCAGGATCTTGCGTGCCTTCTCTTTATCCGGTTTGATCATGGGTAACATTACATTTTCTTCTGCAGTTAGCTGGGAGAGGAGGTTGAAGCGCTGGAAAACAAAACCAATCTTGGTTCTCCTGAGTTTGGCCTGTTCTTTCCCGGATAGTTCTTTTACATTTTTGCCCTGGAGAACCACTTCCCCCCGGGTGGGAAGATCCAGTATGCCTGCCATGTGGAGTAGGGTGGATTTACCTGAGCCAGAGGGACCCATAACTGCCAGGAATGACTTTTCTTCCAGTTTGAAGTTTACACCCTGCAGGGCGTTTATTTCCTCAGCACCCATTTTATATGTTTTCCATGCTTCTTTTATTTCAATTATATCAGTCATAGCGCAACGCCTCCACAACATTGAGTCTGGATGCCCTCCAGGCAGGGTAAAACCCTGCTAGAATACTTAGTAAGGTGGCGCCACCAACTACTGCCAGAACCAGCCATATAGGCAGCATCTGAGCAAGGGTAGCATCTTCCATCCCTAATACTGGGCCTAAAAATATTATGGCCAGTTGCAGGAGAATTGCTGCCAGTATAAGGCCGATTAATGCTCCGATAAATCCCAGTAGTCCTGCTTCCATGAGTATACTGCCCAGAACTTCCTGGTTTGTGAATCCTATTGCCTTTAAAACTCCTATTTCACGGGTTCTTTCGGTGACATTCACCAGCATGATGTTCACAATACTTATAACTCCTACAATGAGGCCTATGCTGGCAATAGCCCCTATGAAGAGCATTATTCCGTTCATCATTTCATCGATCTGTTTGGTAAAATCAGACTGAGTCATGGCCATGGTTCCCGGTACTTCACTTTCCACATCTTTTTTAGCAGATTCAGGGTCTCCCCGGGCACTGGCAGTTAAACTGGAAACTTTATTCTCGTTTAGGGGCAGGGCTTTGTCCACATCTAAAAACACGATTCCCATTCCCATCCCTGTGCTCTGCTGAGTTATTCCAGTTACAGTGAAGTCCTGATCTTTGATGGTGATTTTACTACCTATTTTATAACCAAATTTATCAACCAGGGACTGGTCAATTACCACACCAGGAGTGCCGTTTAGCTTCACCTGATCCCAGTTGGATATTCCCAGTACAAATAGTGGAGTCCTGTTCATGTCGGTGGTGAACTGGGTTTCCTCTTTCACGTCGTAGATCTGGGACATGTTTTTAATTTTGGACACAGTTTCCGGGTTTAGATATGAATCACCACTGGATCCCATGAATGCTCCTCCTGAGCTGTTGTAGATTGACAGGTCCCCCATCATGGTTTCGGTCTGTTCTTTCATGTACGATGTCATCCCGGTACCAGCACCCATTAAAAGCACCAGAGTGGCCACACCAATTATTATACCCAACATGGTCAGCGCACTTCTGAGCTTTCTTCTTTTAAGGTTTTTAAAGGAAAGTTTGTAAATACTCATGTTCTTTACTCCATTTAATCTTTAACAATTCCTCCATATGAGTTATTGCATTGCAAAATAATAGATTTGCAAAGATTAGTAATATATTTTTTGCATGAGGTAACAACTGACCAATATACAAGTACGATTTTATTACAATAGAATATTATTAATATGAGTTTTTAAAATAAATTCCACAGTATAGTGGAGGAGTGGAAATATGGATGATGCAAAATTGATTGAACTTATTGATGCAATTTTTCTGTTTCATTATCCACATTTAGTGAAAAAACTTTTTGATAATCCAATTATAACAACCGAAATACCATTTTCTCATTGTCAAACATTAATACTTTTAAGAAAATTTGAGATTTTATCTATTTCTGAAATAAGGAATGCAATGAATATAAAAAAACAAAATATGACCTATATAATTAATCAATTGGAAAAAAAAGGCTTAATTCAGAGATTACCCGATATAAAAGATCGTAGATTAGTTAAAATAAAAATTACAAATGAAGGTGAAGAGTATATCAATCGATGGCAAATAGAAGCAATCAATAATATTAAAAAAAATTTATCAACATTGTGTAAAGAAGATTTAGAACTACTATTACAATCCATTAAAACAATAAAACTCGTTCTCCTTAAATTATCTTAAGATATTTTCTTTTAAATTATACCCTAATTAGTCCAAAAATTCAATAATAAAATTTTAATACTAAAGAAATATTTATTAATAAATTATTAAATATCCATTAGCACCGGAATAAAGGAGGTGAATTCCATGAATCCTGCGACATTAGGTGGAACTCCAGTATGTGGTGGCTGTTTAGCTTGTATAGGGTGCGCTACTACACCTTTGTTAGCCTTTATAGGAGCTCTTTCAGCACTTGCCAAAAGCCAATATTAATAAGTTGAAATAAGGGTGCCCAGGGAACAAAATCCCTGGGTGATTTTTATAAGGTGGTGGTTAATTGTCTAACAAAATATTTCCCGCGTTAAAAAAAGGTTATAATTTACATAAAGGTCCCAAATATGGTTATGTTTATCCATTTTCTTTAGGAAGTAATGATACTGGCCATGTTGTAAATAAAGATGCTGCTAGAATTCTAGATAAATGCGATGGTAAAACAAGTTTAGAAGACATCACCCGAAGACTTGCTATTCAAAATCAAGAAGATTATAATACTTTATTAAAGATTATAAAAACTTATCTGGAAAAATCTAAAACATTTATTGAAATATTTGATAAGAAAATGGACTTAAATTCTCAAAGTACTGGAAATTGGGATTTTCAAACTCCAACTCATGCATCTATAGAACTCACATATAAATGTAATTTTTCGTGCAGGCATTGTTATATTAACAGCAGTCCCCAAAATGATGATTTTTGGAACAAAAATAAATTATTTGAAATATTATGTGATTTAAAAAAAATTGGAATTCTAATAGTCGAATTAACAGGAGGTGAACCTTTAGTTCATCCCGATTTTCCGCAGATTATTGAGCGTTGTTTGCAACTATTTCCTGTAATTGGGGTTGATACTAATGGTTATTTGCTTAAAAAACCTCTTCTAAAACTTATGAACAAATATAACAATAGAGTTTTTTTCCAAGTGGATATGCACGGTGATAATCCCAAATACGTTGATTGGTTTTGTAACCATGAAGGAGCATTTGAAAATGCTAAAAATGCAATAAAGATGTTAAGTAAAGAAAATTTTATAGTTCGAGCCGCAATGACACTAACACCAATGAACATTGACCAGATCTTTTCCACAATATCATTAGTAAAAAATCTAGGCGCTACAAATATGATACTATCGACAGTAGTTCCAACAGGCCGAGGTGTCTCTTCAGAACTTATTTTTTCCCCTGCAGATATGAAAGAGGTAATGAAGCAAGTGGAAAAGGCAAAAAAAAGATTTGGAGACTTTTTATTTGAAGATCCTGAATACATACCAATTACAGAAAAAATGAAAAATAATAATCTCAACTGTGGAGCTGCAAGTAGATCTATATCTTTTACTCCCCATGGAGAAATAAAAATGTGCCCAATGTCTAATCCAAATGAGTTTTCTTTAGGAAATGTTTATAATGAAAATCTTCATACCATATTATCAAAAAATATATCTTCATTACTGATTGAATTAAAGGATCCTAGATTAGAAATATGTGGTGAATGTGACCATTTATGGTATTGTCAAGGCTGTATAGCTCGCGGGATGCAGAAATATCATGAAAATAAGGAATGCGTTTGGGGAAGAACCCCTCAATTATTATCAATTTTAGAGGAGGTTAAGAAATTTGGCTGAAGTATTAATTGATCTTAAAGAAATTCATCGCTTTTACGGAGATTTTGAAGCACTGAAAGGGATTTCTTTAAAAGTAGAAAAAGGGCAAATATTTGGATTTTTAGGACCTAATGGCTCAGGAAAGACTACTACCATAAAATTAATACTGGGACTAATCAAACCATCATTTGGAACCGTTAGAGTAAGTGGAGGAGATCCTTACCCTAATAACCACCGGAATGTGCGGAAAAATATAGGTTCCATGTTGGAGCTTGATGGTTTATATGAAAAACTAACTGGGTTAGAGAATGTTATTTTTTGGGCTGAATTATTTGGCATAAATGGATTAAAGGCCGTTAAACGGGCTAAAAAGGTTATTAAATTAGTCGAAATGTCAGAATGGGACAATATCCTAGTTTCCAAATATTCCTTTGGAATGCGTAAGCGATTGGCTCTTGCCAGAGCGCTGATTTCTGATCCAGATATAATCATACTAGATGAACCCACAGTAGGTGTTGACCCTGAAACGAGATACATCATCCGGAAAATGATGAAAAACTTAGCATCTCAAGGAAAAACCGTTTTTTTCTCTTCACATGATCTCGAAGAAATACAGAAAACCTGTACACATGTTGCGATTATAAAAAAAGGAAAAATAATTTCTAATGGTGCTTTAAATGATGTTTTAGCTCAATTTGGAAAGCCTAAACTATTCATTCGCTTTGAATCAGATTTTGACACAGATTCTCTTGGCAAAAAATTGGAAAAAATGGGCTACCAAATTCACGTAGAAGGACCATTAATTTCCTTGTATCCGAAAAATGATTTAAATATTGATGATTTCTCTAAATATGGAATTATAGATAGTTGGAAAGTTGAATCTTCACTTGAAGAGGTTTATCTCAATTTGGTTACGGATAAAAAGGCGAAAACATGAATAATCCAATTACTGCAGTTGTGTCAAAAGAGGTTAAAGAGGTATGGTTACGTAAAGATTATCTATTAACGCTCCTTTTAAACACGGTTATTTTTTTAGGAGTGGGTTATATTTTTATCACCCAACCAACCCAAAATGAAACCATAAAAAAATTATTTATGGAACTAACTTTCGTGATCATCCCACCATTTGCCATGTGGATACTTAGCTTTCCGTTTATTCAAGAAAAATTTGGGGATGAAAAACTTCTACGAAGATTTGAATCTTTATTAACCACCCCAATTTCTCTTCCAAAATTATGGGGTGGTAAGATAATTTCCGTATTCTTTTTAAGTTATCCCATAATCATCCTCGTTGTTATGGTATTTTCATTTATTTGGTATTTTTTAGCTGGTTTAAACCCACTTGTTATTTTATCAATTCCAGTCTGGATAATGGCATTGATAATAACCCCGATGATCCCTATGATCTATGCCGCATTTTCATCATGGTCCATTTTAAGATTTAGTCACCCTCGATTAATGGAAGCCCTGAATTTCTTTGCAATTGGCCTTAGTGTGTTGGTATTCCTATCTTCTGGGAAAATTGTGGAATCTATTGCAAGTGGACATATTGTAAACTGGTTAATCATAATTTACAGCATCATAGGGATTTTTTTGGCCGCATCTCTAGTTCTATTACTAATATACAAATTAGATAAAGAAAATGTGACATTATAAAGATTCCCCAAAATTATCTTTTTTTAATACGAAGTAGTTGAAGTGTAAGTTTTAAGGGCCCAGGCCTTGGCCCGAACATTACATCATCCCTACCAAATAACCAGGCCGCAACTGTGAAGAATAATATGCTCAAAATAACCACACCACTTATGGATATGAGAATTTCGGGTATGGTGATGGTTTCACCGGCAAATAACCGCATGGCTGTGGTCATAGGGGAAATGTTGGCTGAATAACTTTTCCGGGAGATATATGCCAGAGCAGGGACTATCAGAAATCCTACCACCACTATATATGCGAAGGTGATTCCGATTCCTGCTTCTTTGTAGTTCTTAGCGTAGGCGGCAATGATGGAAGTCAGGCCCACAATGGGCACCGCGGTGAGCACCACCAATAGGTAAACCAGTATCGCATTTTGTATGGTAAACCCTGCAGCAATAAGCACTACCATCCACATAAGCACTTGTAATGCCGATATAATCACCACAGCCAAGCCCTTACCCAGGAGTATCTCCCAGGGGCGGATGGGCATGGCCACCAGAATTTCCCCGGTTTTGCGTTCCTTTTCACCCACCACACTATCAATGAGTATATTGCCAAACAGGAAGAGGGGTAGGAACAGGAGTACCACCAGCATCACCTTCCTGATAATCTGCATGGGAAGTGATTCCCCGGTTTTTTCTTCCTTTAATCCAGTTTGAGATGTGTTTTGAGGATTCGCATCCCTTAGGTAGGATTGGGTTAAAGCTGTGGAAACTGATTTGGTGGTGGTGTTGATCTCATCCTTGATCACACTCCGCCGGGGATCAGCATAATCCAGATAGAGTACGGTGTCCACAATTTCCCCCTTCTGTATTCGTTCAATCGAATCAGGTGAAACTGTGTAAAAACCGTTGGTTTCACCAGTTCCAATTCGACCGAGGGAACTGTTGCCATTAGTGGGGTGTATTTTTATTATCTCCGGGTTTATGCCCTTTTTAAACAATCCTCCCGGGTCATCCACGTCCAGGGTGGCAAAGTCAACCAGAGAAGGAGTTATGGAGAGCCCCTCTTCTGATTCTATGTTGGCGGCAAATGAGTTGAACATGAAGATCATCATGGCCAGGACTGATAACTGCATGAAGAAGATTAAAATGAATTTCTTACTCTTGAGGGTGTTTTTAAGCTCCCATCGAGTGATTACGCCGAAATTCATGTTGAGTCTCATATTATTCCCTTTCTCATATAGACATATCCCCTATTGAGGAATACTCCGTATAATCCATATTTATTATAGTAATCATCGAATTCGGGGTTATTTAGGCATCTGGATAAATTCACTGGGTGGTCTGAATGAAAACATCTTCCAGAGTGGGTTCCTTGGTGTTCACCGAAATAGCCTCTGCACCGAAAAGATCGATTATGTGTGAAATATCCTCCCGGGAACGCAGGGATATCAGGAACTGGTTACCCTCAAGATTCACACTCTCAACTGAATTAACAGCCATTAACTGGCCATCATCAATCTTTTGAGGATCATGAACCCTGACTTGGAGTATTATATCTCCGTGTATCTTTTCCTTCAAATATTCAGGGGTGCCCATGTCGTGGATCTTCCCCTGATTCAGGATGGCCACCCGGTCACATAAGAGATCAGCCTCATCCATGTAGTGGGTGCAGAGAATAACTGTTTTATCTCCTTTAAGCTCCTTGATGAAGTTGCGTATGGCTCTGGAAGTGGTAGGGTCCAGTCCCATGGTTGGTTCGTCAAATATGATAACCTCCGGGTCATGGATCAACGCCCGGGCAATTCCAATTCTCTGGCGTAGACCCTTGGAGAAGGTGTTAATACGGTCATCTGCACGGTGGCTCATTCCCACCAGTTCCAGGAGCTCATCTATCCTCCCATCAATACTGTTTTTTGGAACTCCGTAGAGTTCTCCAAAGTATTTTAGAAGATCTCGTGCCTTGAACCGTTCGTAAAGATTGGGTTCCTCTGGTAAGTATCCAATCATGGATTTGATTTTGATCTGATCGTGGTGGATGCTGTATCCCCCCACAGTCACTTCTCCAGAGTTTGGTTGTAGTATGCAACAGATGATCCTGATGGCAGTGGTTTTACCTGCACCGTTGGGCCCAATGAGCCCCAGTAGTTCTCCTTTTTTTATCTCCAGATTGAGATTTTCCAGTGCCCTGATGCGTCCAAAAGACTTGTTTAAAGAGTCTATTTTAATCATTACATTGTCTGAGTTCAAGTCCACATCTCCACGCGGGATTTTAAAATAATAATTCCTTATTATTTACTTGTATTCCATCTTCTTTATTTATTTAACCAAAACCCAAGATTTGGCCTCTTTTACTAGGATAATTTTAAACCCATCCCTTCAAAATAATCACCAACCCAATGATTATCATCACAAATGGAAGAA
This DNA window, taken from Methanobacterium subterraneum, encodes the following:
- the purL gene encoding phosphoribosylformylglycinamidine synthase subunit PurL, with protein sequence MNMTLTNDEMEYIKEELGREPNPLEYGMLDIMFSEHCSYKSSRPILKLFPTEGEKVIMGPGDDAGIVELTDDLALVMGMESHNHPSAVEPYGGAGTGIGGIIRDIISMGAMPVALLDSLRFGPMNDQRSRYIFEYVVKGISDYGNRVGIPTVGGEVEFEDNFKFNPLVNVVCAGIVRKDEIVKGIAPNVGDVFVLMGGRTGRDGIHGVTFASEELTSSSELESRPAVQVGDPFTKKQVMEATFEALEKVNVQGLKDLGGGGLTCCISEMADKSGNGALMELTKVPLREEGMTPYEIMLSESQERMVFVVHRQDVDGLLQVFNKHELPYAVIGQVTSTGRMVVTQEGEVVADLPTELLADPPLVEREAIKPEKDEKYVEVEDGPIDEALLNLLSSPNLASKKWVYRQYDHEVQIRTVVKPGDDAAVLRVDDEKAFTLTSDCNSIHCYLDPYHGGSGAVAEAIRNVVAMGSKPLCMVDCLNFGNPEKPEVFWQFKECVQGMSDLANRFQLPVTSGNVSFYNETEGVTVNPSPVVSVAGVMNLKDIRTMEFKNKGDKILIIGTTRPEMDGSEYHKTIHGLVQGEAPQVNMEYEYASAQAILELIQNDENGHVTAVHDLSAGGLGVALAEMIIKGDMGASVDLSRVPGTEGLSVPEILFSESHARYLVTVTEEAPDNVTSTLKEMNVPFAIIGTVGGDSLQIDNTNINVAELKNAYQGVIENFMA
- a CDS encoding diacylglycerol/polyprenol kinase family protein; this encodes MKKELWRQLIHASGVFIVVLSYFIPPQLLIFLCVAILIFVVMVFRLDHNHNIPLFSTILRVAKRDHDERGFVYFFIGIIITLYFFQFNMGIANAAILILLFGDSASTLIGKRFGKIKLPFQSHKTMEGSLAFLVVGFLVSITQVSILTAFIGTLAGTLTEAYSPIDDNVPIPLVSALFMSIVVYLIG
- a CDS encoding ABC transporter permease, whose protein sequence is MKIPTTIRKILALARKESRDILQNRIYILVVLVQVFIIMGAVGLVAVASVASDPALLDEIGVTSAINIGLPQSLNGSSLSQYLEEQKLTLNYYNSTDQAKTELGEKLVAVVDLSPTGDVLLNVDTSNVFYSVVSTKINEAADKYNNNKSLKDAGLNETQVNTILNPVNFEIVKVNQDKQVPLALDSPYFVEVIYGFIVPFILLLPFFLASNIVTDSVVGEKERKTFEVLLMTPLSSYMVIIGKIIPILLFSLIQSLAWILVLNLLRVPIYNPVLLIVVLFFMGLAFIGVGILISMLVDSTKEANSAITLVLVFATFILFIPLFVKSEIFQGGFNFIPTVLMVKLAVSPRIQPEIMLYLLPTLILSFLIFVGTVRSFRHERAIRL
- a CDS encoding ABC transporter ATP-binding protein; this encodes MTDIIEIKEAWKTYKMGAEEINALQGVNFKLEEKSFLAVMGPSGSGKSTLLHMAGILDLPTRGEVVLQGKNVKELSGKEQAKLRRTKIGFVFQRFNLLSQLTAEENVMLPMIKPDKEKARKILDRVGLEGKYDRLPTQLSGGEEQRVAIARALANDPLLILADEPTGELDTANSRMIMDLLTNLNQDGMSIIIVTHDPMAAEYAHKTVEMRDGNIYG
- a CDS encoding ABC transporter permease codes for the protein MSIYKLSFKNLKRRKLRSALTMLGIIIGVATLVLLMGAGTGMTSYMKEQTETMMGDLSIYNSSGGAFMGSSGDSYLNPETVSKIKNMSQIYDVKEETQFTTDMNRTPLFVLGISNWDQVKLNGTPGVVIDQSLVDKFGYKIGSKITIKDQDFTVTGITQQSTGMGMGIVFLDVDKALPLNENKVSSLTASARGDPESAKKDVESEVPGTMAMTQSDFTKQIDEMMNGIMLFIGAIASIGLIVGVISIVNIMLVNVTERTREIGVLKAIGFTNQEVLGSILMEAGLLGFIGALIGLILAAILLQLAIIFLGPVLGMEDATLAQMLPIWLVLAVVGGATLLSILAGFYPAWRASRLNVVEALRYD
- a CDS encoding MarR family winged helix-turn-helix transcriptional regulator gives rise to the protein MDDAKLIELIDAIFLFHYPHLVKKLFDNPIITTEIPFSHCQTLILLRKFEILSISEIRNAMNIKKQNMTYIINQLEKKGLIQRLPDIKDRRLVKIKITNEGEEYINRWQIEAINNIKKNLSTLCKEDLELLLQSIKTIKLVLLKLS
- a CDS encoding radical SAM/SPASM domain-containing protein, with the translated sequence MSNKIFPALKKGYNLHKGPKYGYVYPFSLGSNDTGHVVNKDAARILDKCDGKTSLEDITRRLAIQNQEDYNTLLKIIKTYLEKSKTFIEIFDKKMDLNSQSTGNWDFQTPTHASIELTYKCNFSCRHCYINSSPQNDDFWNKNKLFEILCDLKKIGILIVELTGGEPLVHPDFPQIIERCLQLFPVIGVDTNGYLLKKPLLKLMNKYNNRVFFQVDMHGDNPKYVDWFCNHEGAFENAKNAIKMLSKENFIVRAAMTLTPMNIDQIFSTISLVKNLGATNMILSTVVPTGRGVSSELIFSPADMKEVMKQVEKAKKRFGDFLFEDPEYIPITEKMKNNNLNCGAASRSISFTPHGEIKMCPMSNPNEFSLGNVYNENLHTILSKNISSLLIELKDPRLEICGECDHLWYCQGCIARGMQKYHENKECVWGRTPQLLSILEEVKKFG
- a CDS encoding ABC transporter ATP-binding protein — encoded protein: MAEVLIDLKEIHRFYGDFEALKGISLKVEKGQIFGFLGPNGSGKTTTIKLILGLIKPSFGTVRVSGGDPYPNNHRNVRKNIGSMLELDGLYEKLTGLENVIFWAELFGINGLKAVKRAKKVIKLVEMSEWDNILVSKYSFGMRKRLALARALISDPDIIILDEPTVGVDPETRYIIRKMMKNLASQGKTVFFSSHDLEEIQKTCTHVAIIKKGKIISNGALNDVLAQFGKPKLFIRFESDFDTDSLGKKLEKMGYQIHVEGPLISLYPKNDLNIDDFSKYGIIDSWKVESSLEEVYLNLVTDKKAKT
- a CDS encoding ABC transporter permease; translated protein: MNFGVITRWELKNTLKSKKFILIFFMQLSVLAMMIFMFNSFAANIESEEGLSITPSLVDFATLDVDDPGGLFKKGINPEIIKIHPTNGNSSLGRIGTGETNGFYTVSPDSIERIQKGEIVDTVLYLDYADPRRSVIKDEINTTTKSVSTALTQSYLRDANPQNTSQTGLKEEKTGESLPMQIIRKVMLVVLLFLPLFLFGNILIDSVVGEKERKTGEILVAMPIRPWEILLGKGLAVVIISALQVLMWMVVLIAAGFTIQNAILVYLLVVLTAVPIVGLTSIIAAYAKNYKEAGIGITFAYIVVVGFLIVPALAYISRKSYSANISPMTTAMRLFAGETITIPEILISISGVVILSILFFTVAAWLFGRDDVMFGPRPGPLKLTLQLLRIKKR
- a CDS encoding ABC transporter ATP-binding protein — its product is MNSDNVMIKIDSLNKSFGRIRALENLNLEIKKGELLGLIGPNGAGKTTAIRIICCILQPNSGEVTVGGYSIHHDQIKIKSMIGYLPEEPNLYERFKARDLLKYFGELYGVPKNSIDGRIDELLELVGMSHRADDRINTFSKGLRQRIGIARALIHDPEVIIFDEPTMGLDPTTSRAIRNFIKELKGDKTVILCTHYMDEADLLCDRVAILNQGKIHDMGTPEYLKEKIHGDIILQVRVHDPQKIDDGQLMAVNSVESVNLEGNQFLISLRSREDISHIIDLFGAEAISVNTKEPTLEDVFIQTTQ